Proteins from one Sarcophilus harrisii chromosome 2, mSarHar1.11, whole genome shotgun sequence genomic window:
- the MAFB gene encoding transcription factor MafB — protein sequence MAGELSIGPELPTSPLAMEYVNDFDLMKFDVKKEPLSRAERPGRHCTRLQPAGSVSSTPISTPCSSVPSSPSFSPTEQKTHLEDLYWMANSYQQMNPEALNLTPEDAVEALIGSHQVPQQLQGFENFRAHHHHHHQHQHHHHQYPGVSHEDLTNGGHPHHHHHHHQASPTPSTSSTSSQQLPNNHPAAHPASSSVEDRFSDDQLVSMSVRELNRHLRGFTKDEVIRLKQKRRTLKNRGYAQSCRYKRVQQKHHLENEKTQLIQQVEQLKQEVSRLARERDAYKLKCEKLASNGFREAGSTSDNPSSPEFFI from the exons ATGGCTGGAGAGCTGAGCATCGGCCCAGAGCTGCCCACCAGCCCGCTGGCCATGGAGTATGTGAACGACTTCGACCTCATGAAGTTTGATGTGAAAAAGGAGCCCCTAAGCCGGGCAGAGCGCCCTGGACGTCACTGCACTCGCCTGCAGCCTGCGGGGTCGGTGTCGTCCACCCCCATCAGCACTCCTTGCAGCTCTGTACCCTCGTCGCCCAGCTTCAGCCCCACTGAGCAGAAGACGCACCTGGAAGACCTGTACTGGATGGCCAACAGCTACCAGCAGATGAACCCGGAGGCTCTCAACCTGACCCCCGAGGATGCGGTGGAGGCTCTGATTGGTTCCCACCAGGTCCCCCAGCAGCTGCAGGGCTTCGAGAACTTCCGggcccaccaccaccaccatcaccaacaTCAGCACCATCACCATCAATACCCTGGAGTCAGCCACGAAGACCTGACTAACGGAGGACACcctcaccatcatcatcatcatcaccaagCGTCCCCCACCCCTTCGACTTCCTCCACTTCATCCCAGCAGCTGCCCAATAACCACCCGGCGGCGCACCCAGCCTCTAGCAGCGTGGAAGACCGCTTCTCGGACGACCAGCTGGTGTCCATGTCGGTAAGGGAGCTGAACCGGCACCTGCGAGGCTTCACCAAGGACGAGGTGATCCGCCTCAAGCAGAAGAGGAGGACCTTGAAGAACAGGGGCTACGCCCAGTCCTGCAGGTATAAACGAGTCCAGCAGAAACACCACCTGGAAAACGAGAAGACCCAACTCATCCAGCAGGTGGAACAGCTCAAGCAGGAGGTGTCCCGGCTGGCCCGCGAGAGAGATGCTTACAAGCTGAAATGCGAGAAACTTGCCAGCAATGGCTTCAGGGAGGCCGGCTCCACCAGCGACAACCCCTCCTCTCCAGAGTTCTTCAT atga